The Helianthus annuus cultivar XRQ/B chromosome 15, HanXRQr2.0-SUNRISE, whole genome shotgun sequence genomic sequence TTACATATAAACACAATAAATTGAGATCATAGCATATATATATGTTGGTAATAATGTGAGAAAGAGTAAGGCTAGCTATGGCCCATTATTTTAATTGGTTGAACCATGACCAACATGAGAATCTTGatccaaatatatatttacaaaaaaaaaacatatcacTTGCTCATTTTATATTATACTCCCCTTTTCAATATAATTTTTTATCGTCAATTTTGTTTCTTTGCTCTTGTAAATGTGTATATTAGTTGTTACATTTATAAGCATGgcgaaatataaataaaatattataacaATTCTTAGATCTCTAATTGCAGAAAAAAAATCCAACATATTTACACTTAAAAGTATCAAAATGAAGAAGTATGAGGAATTTACTTGTCACGGATTTTTCTAAGTTACACACGCTTCAAGTTTACACAAGTacatttttataaaactaaaagcGTATTTCGTCGAATCTTTCCTTACACTTATATATGTAAACATCTTGTACACCTTTACAAACACAAACAATTTAACAATATACTTAGCAATTTCTAAAAATGTTTGAGCAAATGAAATATATATTACAACTAGTTActtttacaaatataaaaaattgAATCACAACATACTAACGTGTGATCGACCAGGTGCTTAAAGATTTTTTCAAGACAAGAAAGATCTACAAAGATTATGGATATAGAAAAGGGAGGAAATGAAGGGAAAACACCGGAAATATCAACACGACACTTGGATGTCAAtgggaaagaaaagaaaaggaataGTTCTTATAAACAAGAAGATCATAAGATGATTCTCAAGAGCGTTTTAAAAATGATTCCCATGTGCGTAGTATTTTCTGTGTTGTCGTTAATATCAGCAACCGGGAGCACATTCTATCTACAACAATACAACAACCTAAACACCGACAGCGTCATAGCAATACAATTCTACAGCTTGGTTCAAGATTCTTCCAAGTTTGTTATCCCGTTCATATACGGTTGTTGTTTACCAAAAAATGAGAAGGTTAAAATTGGGGTAGGAATAGTTTGTGGAGTTGCAAGTTGTATTTGTGCATGGCAACTAGAGGTTTATAGGTTAAAAGAAGTCAGTCATCTGGTTGATCAAGGGGTAGATGATGCATATACTTCCATAAGTTTTCTATGGTTAGTACCTCAATTTTGTTTGCTTGGGTGCATGGAAGGGCTTATCGACGAAGGGCTATTAAAGTTCTACTACTCGCAAACAAAAGAAGAACAACATCTTCCTTATGTGAAGGAATACATTGCACTTGTGATGGGCATAGGGAAGTTGCTAAACATTTTTCTTATCTTAGTATTTAAAGGATGGTTCCAGGACACGGTCAATCGCAGTCGGCTAGACAAGTATTATTTGGTTTTGGTAATTCTTAGTTCAGCAAACTTCATAACATATTGCTTCATTGCAAGACTCTTTTACAAGGTCCAAGAGTTGACTAATGTTGACCAGGACTTCAAAAATGATGAATTACCAGAAGAAAACCAATTAGAATTGGATGAAGCTGATCAGGAACAAGGAGAGTCTGTTGGAAATAGTCCCGATCTGGTTAAGGTCGTTAAGTTTAGTTAACAAACTTTGTTAGTGTAGTTAGCGCCCTAAATGTAAATATATGAAACGTTGGGCTAATATTGTAACTAGTTATAATTATAAATAGTACGTCGTGTATAAATAGCGCCGGTAGGGATCATTTGTTTTCATTCGTTCAATATAGAAATAGTAATACGAATCATTTATTGTCATATGATCGTGTCTTTATCTAAATTTTCGTTTATATTGTGTTCATCGATACGGTTAAGAGCCATCAAATTGGTATTAGAGCAAGACTTTGAAGAAACTGGTCTTTCAATCACCACTGGATTTGATAAATCCTCTGCTAAATTGCTATTGATCAATTTCTTTCTGGGTCAAATCTATGACCTCCTGTTACTTGCGATAACAACCCACAAGTTGGGTTATATATAATacactagtattaagcccctgcgttgcagcgcTTGTTTTAAAACTGTGTCAATTAGTACCAATGCTATACCaatgtcagcgaccaccaacaccgaaaaagctcgtaaaaacaaattaaataaaaacgaaaaaaataacgccgagcgaaaagcagacatgaaatctttgaatcacgaacGCGCGTTGTAGAGAAATTaaatcgaaacgtaaaacatagaaaaaaaataCTAAGTCAATCCAGGACCCGCGCGTTGGTCGAACTTGTTaaacgaaaaaaaaaatagatgtactgcgacgggccagtcaaacatgaaaaaatatacgaaaaaaatgttgaacctcacatgcacgttgcggtgcattaactcagaaaatttagaacgaaaccaaaaacttgggaaagatgataagtatggtggaccaaaattgaaaatagaaaagagttgggattaaattgcaaattaaagatgaaaaactttgggttaaaagtaaaaaaaaaacaaagggtctaaattgcaaaattaaagttatttattactctttagataaagataaggataaaaataaatgatatctatatataagttattaatattaatattaattttaaaagaaatttattaaataattataaataaaatttatgagatTGAAGGAGAAAATGACATGTatcattatttggagtcttttattataaactaggttataaccccgtgtattacacgggttgaataaaaaaattttatatagtaaataataaaacaatatatcttttaaaacctcatttattgcacgggttgaataaatataattttatttattaaataataaaatgttatatttataagaacaatattgtacgggttgaataaatgtaattctatataccaaataacaaaaaaaaaatacatttttaaaaatatgtgtattacacggtggtttgaataaaagtaattttctgtactaaataataaaaaaaattatatatatccttaaaaaacctcgtgtattgtacgaattgaataaatctaattttatacatcaaataataaaaagatatatcttaaaaaacctcatgtattacacgggtcgagtaaatgtatgtatagtgaaaataaaagtatttaatatattaacacaaagtttagttttcgtgataaaaatagattattctgtatTTGAAAAATTTGTTAacaaagtctcaataaatttaaccctttatttaaaactccgtaaatgtataaatggtatataatattagttaattttattttaagtttcgtaaaatctatttgataccaaactaaacaaaatgtTCAAATTTATAgttaatatcaaattagataattaagtttgaatttgaagtaaatagataaatataaaagtaatattaattcaaataaataatattataaatgagaagaagattaaactaaataataattatccataagatattaaactaaataatattagtaggtgggttatctataattaatt encodes the following:
- the LOC110911194 gene encoding protein NRT1/ PTR FAMILY 5.5, with protein sequence MDIEKGGNEGKTPEISTRHLDVNGKEKKRNSSYKQEDHKMILKSVLKMIPMCVVFSVLSLISATGSTFYLQQYNNLNTDSVIAIQFYSLVQDSSKFVIPFIYGCCLPKNEKVKIGVGIVCGVASCICAWQLEVYRLKEVSHLVDQGVDDAYTSISFLWLVPQFCLLGCMEGLIDEGLLKFYYSQTKEEQHLPYVKEYIALVMGIGKLLNIFLILVFKGWFQDTVNRSRLDKYYLVLVILSSANFITYCFIARLFYKVQELTNVDQDFKNDELPEENQLELDEADQEQGESVGNSPDLVKVVKFS